The genomic region TCGGCGGCTCGACCCCGGGGAGCATGCCCGCCGGGGCCCGCGAGATCTACGAGGAGGGGCTTCGCCTGCCGGCGGTTCGGCTCGTCAGCGAGGGCGAGACGAACGACGACGTGATGGACCTCCTGCTCGCGAACGTCCGCAACGCCGGGGAGCGCCGTGCGGACCTGCGCGCCCAACTCGCGGCGAACGACCGCGCCGAAGAACGATTGGGGGATCTCTTCGCCGAACACGGCGAGGGCGTGGTCCGCGAGGGGTTCGACGCCGTGATCGACTACTCGCGCGAGCGGATCGAGAGCGAGATCCGCGACCTTCCGGACGGCACGTACGAGGCGACCGACGTGATGGAGGGCGACGGGATCAGCGAGGAGGACATCCCGATCGAGGCGGCGGTCACGATCGAGGGCGAGTCGATCGGGGTGGACTTCTCGGGGACCGCAGCGCAGGTCCCGGGCAACGTCAACGCCCCGCTGGCGGTGGCCAAGAGCGCCGTCTACTTCGTCGTGCGCTGTGTCACGGACCCCGAGATCCCGCCGAACCACGGCTGTTACGCGCCCGTCTCGGTTCGCGCGCCCGAGGGCTCGCTGCTGAACCCGCGGTCGCCCGCGGCGGTAGTGGGTGGAAACGTCGAGACGAGCCAGCGCGTCACCGACACCGTCTTCCTCGCGCTCGCAAAGGCCGCGCCGGAGCGGGTGCCCGCACAGGGCCAGGGGACGATGAACAACCTCACGGTCGGCGGGCGGAGCGGCGAGTTCGCCTACTACGAGACGATCGGCGGCGGCTTCGGCGCGCGCGCCGGAAAGGACGGCATGGACGGCGTTCAAGTGGGCATGACCAACACGCTCAACACGCCCATCGAATCCCTCGAGACCGAGTACCCGCTGCGCGTCGAGGAGTATTCCCTGAGAGCCAACAGCGGCGGGCGCGGGCGGTATCGCGGCGGCCTCGGCCTCGTGCGCTCCGTTCGCGTCGAGGAAAACGCGACCGTCTCGCTGCTCACGGAACGCCGGCGGTACGGACCTCGGGGAGTGGCCGGCGGCGAGGACGGGACGCCGGGCGAGAACCTGATCGCAGGGAAAGCGGTCCCCGCGAAGACGACGCGAGACGTGCCCGCCGGGACGCTGATCACCGTGAGAACGCCCGGCGGCGGCGGCCACGGCGACCCCGCAGAGCGCGATTCTACACTAGCTGAACGCGACCGCGAGAACGGGGTGGTCGAATGACGGGGTGGCGTCGCCTCGGCGTCGTCGTCCCCTCCTCGAACACCGCGGTCGAACGCGAATTTCCGAGATACGTTCCCGAGGACGTCTCGGTCCACGCCAGCAGGATGCCGCTGGAGTCCGTGACGAGCGAGGCGCTCGACGCGATGAGCGACCGGGCCGTCGAATGCGCGGCGCTGCTCGCCCACGCCGACGTGGACGCGGTCGCCTACGCGTGTACGACCGGGAGCCTGCTTCACGGCCCCGGGTTCGACCGCGAACTCGAGGAGGCGCTCTCGGCGGCGATCGACGGGCCGGCGGTCGCCACGGCACTGTCGGTCGACCGCGCGCTCGAAACGCTCGGCGTGGATCGGGTCGCCGTCCGCACGCCCTACAACGAGGAGTTGAACGCCCGCGAACGCGAGTATCTGGAGGCCGCGGGCTACGAGGTCACCTCGATCGAGGGGCGAGGAATCGAGGACAACACGCGGATCGGGGCGCTCACCCCCGCGGACGCCGCCCGGCAGGTCCGCGAGACGGTCGATCCCGACGCGGACGCCGTCTTCGTCTCGTGTACGAACTACCGGACGCTGTCGGCCGTCGAACCACTGGAGAGCGATCTGGGGGTGCCGGTGGTGACGAGCAACGGAGCGACGCTGTGGGACCTCTGTCGGGTCGCGGGCGTCGAGTGCGAGGGGCCGGGACGACTCTTTCGATAGGCCGGCGGATGGCCCGCCGGTAGCGCCGACAGCGGGGACGTGTCGCGGACTGGTATCGCAGAACACCTTGATGGTGTGTCACGACCAGTATTCACCAATGGAGGACGCGAGTCGCGGTCAGGGGGCGGCCCGAAACGATCGGGGGAACCCCGACGGTTCCGACGGCAGAGCGGGGCCATGGACTATCTGAGAGTGCTCCCGCTGGCGTTCGTGATGGTCGCGGGCCCGCAGATACTCAGCGCGATCTTCCTCGCCACGAGCGAGGACTGGCGGCGCAACTCCGCCGCGTTCGTCCTCGGGGCGACGATCTCGATCAGCCTCGTCGTCACCGTCACGTACTTCTCGGGCGTCGGCGCGAGCAGGCAAGGGGCGTCGCGCGGGACGCTCCACGCCGTCGTTCTCGTCGTCCTGCTCGTCGCCATGGTGCAGGTCTACCGGGAGCGCGCGGAGTCGGAACCCCCGGCGTGGATGGGAAAGCTGGGGGCGGCGAGTCCGCGGTTCTCGTTCCGGCTTGGCTTTCTCCTCATGGGCTTTTTCCCGAGCGATCTGCTCACCTCGGTCGCCGTCGGTTCGCACCTCGCGGG from Halalkalicoccus sp. NIPERK01 harbors:
- a CDS encoding aspartate/glutamate racemase family protein, which gives rise to MTGWRRLGVVVPSSNTAVEREFPRYVPEDVSVHASRMPLESVTSEALDAMSDRAVECAALLAHADVDAVAYACTTGSLLHGPGFDRELEEALSAAIDGPAVATALSVDRALETLGVDRVAVRTPYNEELNAREREYLEAAGYEVTSIEGRGIEDNTRIGALTPADAARQVRETVDPDADAVFVSCTNYRTLSAVEPLESDLGVPVVTSNGATLWDLCRVAGVECEGPGRLFR
- a CDS encoding GAP family protein: MDYLRVLPLAFVMVAGPQILSAIFLATSEDWRRNSAAFVLGATISISLVVTVTYFSGVGASRQGASRGTLHAVVLVVLLVAMVQVYRERAESEPPAWMGKLGAASPRFSFRLGFLLMGFFPSDLLTSVAVGSHLAGEGSPLSHAAGFLALTLLFLALPSLAVLALGRRAERWLPAARDWMNANSWIVNEAVLLLFVAMTLSDLVG
- a CDS encoding hydantoinase B/oxoprolinase family protein; amino-acid sequence: MDAITLEILRNQLESIAEEMGQVLITGAYSPNIKERRDCSTALFDSAGRMVAQAEHIPVHLGAMPEAVETVRERDPHPGDVYVLNDPFAGGTHLPDITMVSPLTVREEIVGYAVSRAHHADVGGSTPGSMPAGAREIYEEGLRLPAVRLVSEGETNDDVMDLLLANVRNAGERRADLRAQLAANDRAEERLGDLFAEHGEGVVREGFDAVIDYSRERIESEIRDLPDGTYEATDVMEGDGISEEDIPIEAAVTIEGESIGVDFSGTAAQVPGNVNAPLAVAKSAVYFVVRCVTDPEIPPNHGCYAPVSVRAPEGSLLNPRSPAAVVGGNVETSQRVTDTVFLALAKAAPERVPAQGQGTMNNLTVGGRSGEFAYYETIGGGFGARAGKDGMDGVQVGMTNTLNTPIESLETEYPLRVEEYSLRANSGGRGRYRGGLGLVRSVRVEENATVSLLTERRRYGPRGVAGGEDGTPGENLIAGKAVPAKTTRDVPAGTLITVRTPGGGGHGDPAERDSTLAERDRENGVVE